The region TGCGGTCTTGAAAGCCGCATTCACCGCGATGTTGGCAGCATCGAACAGGTTGCCGTCGTAGTCCAGGACATGTACGTCGACGAACATGATCCAGACCTCCTTGCCGGGCTCGATGCACAGCTTGGTCATGTCGACCGCGTGTCCTTCTCTGATCCCTCTGTCGATGACCCTCGCAACCTCGATCGACTCCTGGTCTGGCGGTCCGCTCTCGAAGGTGTTACTTGCCATCGGAATGAGTTCCGCGTTGGTGGTCAGGACGCCGGTGTTCGGTGTGTCCGGGAATGGCGCGCCCAGGATGAGTTTCACCCCCACGACGACCTGCGTTTCTCCCAGGGTGACTCTCGCGGAGCCCTCCGCCGAGCCGATGAAATTGGTCTCGATGGTCAGCGGGCGTAGCTCATCGAGCTGCCTGCCGTCCGCCCTGGCGCCCTTTGCCAAGAGCTTTGAAATGTAGTCCCTCTTCAGGTCGGCGACGACATCTTTGCCCATCTAGACCGCCTCCTTCTTCATGTCGGTCTCGGAAGGCATCGCGGTCTCTGTTGCTGCTCCCTTTGCCGTGTACCTTCTCCTGAGCGCGTCTCTCTGGACCTCGTACACCTTCTTGCAGGCCTCAACGGCCATGTGTAGGCCCTTGTCGAACTCTTCGTTCGTCAGGTCGCCATCCATCTGGAGAAGCACGATCTCTCCGGCCCTCGGCACGTACCCGACCGGAATGTCTGCCTGGCCGAAGTTATCCTCCTCCTTGCCCAGGTCCAGGACCATTGTGTCAGCGACCTTGCCGGCCGCGCAGGATGCAACGAGGTCCCTCATCGGCACGCCAGCGTCTGCGAGGGCCACTGAAGCTGCCGTCAGGCCTGCGCATCTAGTGCCAGCATTGGCCTGAAGAACCTCGATATAGACATCGATCGAAGTCCTTGGGAAGTACTCTGTGAACACAACGTGTGTCAACGCTTCCGAAGTGATCTTCGATATCTCGTGCGACCTTCTGTCCGGTCCCGGCCTTTTCCTGTCGTCCACGGAGAAAGACGCCATGTTGTAGCGGCACTGGACGAGCGCCCTATCTGGGTTCTGCAGGTGTCTGGGATGGCATTCCCTCGGTCCGTAGACCGCGGCCATGACCTTGTTCAGGCCCCACTCTACATATGCGGACCCGTCCGCTCGTTTCAACACTCCCGCTTCTATCTTCAGAGGCCTCATCTCGTCTGGCCTCCGGCCGTCTATCCTGCGGCCGTTCTCGTCAATCAGCTTAAGATCCGTAGGTGCTCCACCCATTCAATTCACGCTCCCTTGTTGGAACTCTTTTCCAGGAATTCCTTGACCTTTTCCGTGAGTCCGAGGTTGTGCGCCTCGTCCTCTATCATCTTGATCGCCTGGACAGCCCGGACTATGTTGTCAAGCTCCCCATCGATCCATATTCTTCCGTTCTGCCCGACGTATATCCGGCAGGCCGTCTCATTCTTCAACATCTGTATCATAGACCCGTTCTTCCCGATGACCCTCGGGACCTTGGACGGGGATACCTCGATGACCATGCCGCCCGTAAGCTTCCTGAGCCCGTGATCCCGCATCGAGACCGAGATCCTCTTCAGCTCGTTCACGGCGACGATCTTCAGCAGGACGATGTCACCTACCTGCATGAACTTGCGAGTCTCTCCGAATTCGACCCTCCACGGAACCTCGTTCACGTGCAGAGGGGAGGGATACGGCGAGTTGATGTCGACCAGCCAGTTCGAAGCTCCCGTGTCGACGATCTTGCCGACCACCAGGTCGCCTGTCACCGGCAAGTACCGCCCGGCCAATGGGACGACGCTAACCGAATCTGGCCTCACGCTCTTTATACCCAGCTGAGAAGCGAATATCTTGCCCCCCTGTGAGTAGGTCCCGGGCCCGGCCCTCTTGCTGGATATCGCAAGCAGGTCCCCAGGTACGACTATCTCTCTCGTGTTCTCTTTAGAATCACTTGTTGGCATTTGTCTCACTCGCATGTTTGCGATAAACACGCTGCCAGCGAGGCTTCAAATCACAAAGATCTACTTCGCGGCTCGCAGTGCATTTACCATTATCTCTCGTCGGAGCCGAAAACGCATTCCTTGCTTAAAGGTTTTGGTTGCACCCCTGCGTCCCCGATGTCCTGTCAGTGGGCGCAGCCAGCAAGGCGTTTCCTACTTCAGAATCTTCGTCTCAGCTTCGCCGTGCGTCTTGTTGCTGACCTTCTCGAAGAACTCGGTTTGCAGGCCTGCGGGCATCTCGATGACGCCGATCCATGAACCGTCCTTCTGCCACTCCTCCTTCGTCAGCTTGCCGAAATGCTTGAAGTCCTCGTAGCAGCGGCCGTAGTCCTCGCCCGACACCTTGACAGCGATTCGGACCTTGTCGAACTTGATCGGAATCAGGGGTCTGAGGGCGTTCATAATTGCGGGCACCTGGGCCTCGACCGACTTGAACGGGTCGATATGGATCTTCGCCTCCTCCATCGCCGTCTCGATCCTCGCGGGCGGATGAGGTGCTCCTGTCTGCGGGTTCATAGCATTCCTCGCGATGTACTCGACGATCCTCTTGCGCTTGTTCTCCTGCATTATCTTTCGCTGCTCGGTAGTGAGCTGGACCTCTCCCTTGAGGATGATCGTCTTAGCGACCTCGGTCGCGTCCGTCGTCCCGAAGATCTCCTTTATCTTGTCCTCTGGAGCTCGAGTGCCCTTCTTTGCGTTCTTGAAGATGGTGTCAATGACCATGTGTTCGAAAAGGTTGACCTCTTTTCCGTCCTTCATCTTCTGGACGATGGCCGGATCTATCAGGATCTCAAAGCTCTCTCCGTGTGATTCGTACCTTGCGACAATTGCATCCTCAAGGTCAACCATGGTATCCGCTCAGGTCGTCATCTTCTTCACGTAGGCCTCGACCTCGGCCTCGGTGAGCCTTCTGAACCTCTCGCCCACCATGACCACGCCTATCTCAACGGCCTTCATGTTGAGGTTCTCCTCTGTGGCTTTCGCCAACGCCCTGAGCCCCAGCAGGATCGCCTCTTCCGCGGACATTTCCTCCTTGTACTGCTCCTCGAAGACGTCCATGATGGCGTTCTTGCCAGCGCCTATGGAGCCCGCCTTGTAAGCCACGAGCGCTCCGCTCGGGTCTGTCTCAAACAGGTGGCAGCCTTGGTCGTCCACTCCTGCGACGAGCAGAGCCGTTCCGAACGGCCTCACGCCACCGTACTGCGTGTAGTTCTGCTTGTAGTCGCAGAGCCTTTTGACAAGCGTTTCTATGTCCATCTTCTCAGCATAGGTGACCTTGTTGACCTGAGCAAGCATCCTCGCGTGGTCCACAAGTACTCGTGCGTCCGCGACCAAGCCGGAGGTCGCGCAGCCGATGTGCTCGTCTATCTGGAAGATCTTCTCGATGGATCGCGATTCGATGAGCTTGCTCGCGATCCGTTTGTCCACGATGAGCGCGACGCCGTCTTTGAACTTGAGCCCGACCGTCGTCGTTCCCCGCTTGACCGCCTCACGGGCGTACTCTACTTGGAACAGTCTGCCGTCGGGCGAGAAAACAGTGATCGCCCGGTCATATGCCATTTGTCCTGGTTGCATGTGTGTGACACCTCTTCTGACAGTGAAATAACTACAGCTATTGCAGCTACAACTGGATTCTGCCTAAATCCGAAGCCAGCATAGCACACTGTCCAGCAAATATCGGTAGAGCTACTTAAGCCTTCTGAATTATTGGTTCGGGTTCAAGGCGCCTCGCCCCTGTGGACTCCTGCATCGAGGTTACCTTCGCTTTATGTGTGCGCCCGCTCTAGTATCCTTCGCACGACCGAACTCGTGGTAACCTCACGAACTTGAGCCTCCCGGACGACCCAATCGAACACCGCCGTCGGGACTTTGGTGGCCAAGGGCTTCATCGCAATCGCTACAGGCGTCTTATCGTGGGCGAGGTCCTTCTTGGAACTGTCGGTGGTCGTCCTCAAGTTCTTGGTGACCAGTTTCTCGGGGTCCGTCGACAACTGCATACGTCTGCGTGCAAGTCTCTTCTGTTCTGGTCCCCCGTCCGTGCAAGAATATGATGACTTAAATACCACCAGAAAGAAGAGAAGAAGAATAAGTTGGAGACAGTACAGGAACATCTGGCTCTCACCACCTTCTCTTCTTGTGATACTCGTAGATTCTGGTTTCTTTGCCCTTCTTGCTTCGGGTTTTTCCAGAAACCACCTCGCCTGTCGCATCAAGCGTCCTCAAAGCCTCGTCGACTTCGATTGTCCTCATCCCTAGATTGCTGGCGCTGTGAACCAGCTCCGACCGAGTCATCCTGCCCGTGCGTTCCAGTATCCTTCTGACCTTCTTGACGCTCTTCTCACCGCCGACCTGATCGCACAACCTAATGGCGTCGTCGACGTAAGGTTC is a window of Candidatus Thermoplasmatota archaeon DNA encoding:
- a CDS encoding ribosome assembly factor SBDS, whose amino-acid sequence is MVDLEDAIVARYESHGESFEILIDPAIVQKMKDGKEVNLFEHMVIDTIFKNAKKGTRAPEDKIKEIFGTTDATEVAKTIILKGEVQLTTEQRKIMQENKRKRIVEYIARNAMNPQTGAPHPPARIETAMEEAKIHIDPFKSVEAQVPAIMNALRPLIPIKFDKVRIAVKVSGEDYGRCYEDFKHFGKLTKEEWQKDGSWIGVIEMPAGLQTEFFEKVSNKTHGEAETKILK
- a CDS encoding exosome complex protein Rrp42, with protein sequence MGKDVVADLKRDYISKLLAKGARADGRQLDELRPLTIETNFIGSAEGSARVTLGETQVVVGVKLILGAPFPDTPNTGVLTTNAELIPMASNTFESGPPDQESIEVARVIDRGIREGHAVDMTKLCIEPGKEVWIMFVDVHVLDYDGNLFDAANIAVNAAFKTAIVPAKRAGKGEDYPLPVLHQPISITAVKIDGKILLDPTHDEERVADARLTVATIETGNLCAMQKGLAGAFTLEEVSKVVGMSRRIGAEIRSKL
- the psmA gene encoding archaeal proteasome endopeptidase complex subunit alpha — protein: MQPGQMAYDRAITVFSPDGRLFQVEYAREAVKRGTTTVGLKFKDGVALIVDKRIASKLIESRSIEKIFQIDEHIGCATSGLVADARVLVDHARMLAQVNKVTYAEKMDIETLVKRLCDYKQNYTQYGGVRPFGTALLVAGVDDQGCHLFETDPSGALVAYKAGSIGAGKNAIMDVFEEQYKEEMSAEEAILLGLRALAKATEENLNMKAVEIGVVMVGERFRRLTEAEVEAYVKKMTT
- a CDS encoding exosome complex exonuclease Rrp41, whose product is MGGAPTDLKLIDENGRRIDGRRPDEMRPLKIEAGVLKRADGSAYVEWGLNKVMAAVYGPRECHPRHLQNPDRALVQCRYNMASFSVDDRKRPGPDRRSHEISKITSEALTHVVFTEYFPRTSIDVYIEVLQANAGTRCAGLTAASVALADAGVPMRDLVASCAAGKVADTMVLDLGKEEDNFGQADIPVGYVPRAGEIVLLQMDGDLTNEEFDKGLHMAVEACKKVYEVQRDALRRRYTAKGAATETAMPSETDMKKEAV
- a CDS encoding exosome complex protein Rrp4 yields the protein MPTSDSKENTREIVVPGDLLAISSKRAGPGTYSQGGKIFASQLGIKSVRPDSVSVVPLAGRYLPVTGDLVVGKIVDTGASNWLVDINSPYPSPLHVNEVPWRVEFGETRKFMQVGDIVLLKIVAVNELKRISVSMRDHGLRKLTGGMVIEVSPSKVPRVIGKNGSMIQMLKNETACRIYVGQNGRIWIDGELDNIVRAVQAIKMIEDEAHNLGLTEKVKEFLEKSSNKGA